One part of the Methylobacterium terrae genome encodes these proteins:
- a CDS encoding DUF58 domain-containing protein codes for MVPAAARPLPGTDPLKGPGIAVEAGALMGLRHLARRGAGATSQGRSGLPGGIVTRRRGRGSEPDDVRLWAEGDDVRHIDRNATARTGTLHVRTHHEERDRAVVLLADIRPSMLVGTRRSLRSVAAAEALALLGWRIAGDGGRVGLCVAAPEPVALPPRGGGRGMAAVCQGLARAHDSALAAAPHGDPARADPPLGPALERARALLPAGGHLVLASALDAPGDGFPETLAALAERISVSLILVSDAFEREAPPGLYPYATPDGRRGTARIGRERPAPEERIAGLARLGVTTLRLDTETGPEGFAPLMERLDAVL; via the coding sequence ATGGTCCCCGCCGCGGCACGGCCGCTTCCCGGCACGGATCCGCTCAAGGGTCCCGGCATCGCCGTCGAGGCCGGGGCGCTGATGGGTCTGCGCCACCTCGCCCGCCGCGGCGCCGGGGCGACGAGCCAGGGACGCTCGGGGCTGCCCGGCGGCATCGTCACCCGGCGGCGCGGGCGCGGCAGCGAGCCCGACGACGTCCGCCTCTGGGCCGAGGGTGACGACGTGCGCCACATCGACCGCAACGCCACCGCCCGCACCGGCACGCTCCACGTCCGGACCCACCACGAGGAGCGCGACCGCGCCGTGGTGCTGCTCGCCGACATCCGGCCCTCGATGCTGGTCGGCACCCGCCGCTCCTTGCGCTCGGTCGCCGCGGCGGAAGCGCTGGCGCTGCTCGGCTGGCGCATCGCCGGCGATGGCGGCCGGGTCGGGCTCTGCGTCGCCGCCCCCGAGCCGGTGGCGCTGCCGCCGCGGGGCGGCGGGCGCGGCATGGCGGCCGTCTGCCAGGGCCTCGCCCGCGCGCACGACAGCGCGCTCGCGGCCGCCCCCCATGGAGATCCCGCCCGTGCGGATCCGCCGTTGGGCCCCGCCCTGGAGCGGGCCCGCGCCCTGCTGCCGGCGGGCGGGCACCTCGTCCTGGCGAGCGCCCTCGACGCTCCCGGCGACGGCTTCCCGGAGACCCTGGCGGCGCTCGCCGAGCGGATCTCGGTGAGCCTGATCCTGGTGAGCGACGCCTTCGAGCGCGAGGCCCCGCCCGGCCTCTACCCCTACGCCACGCCGGACGGGCGGCGCGGCACCGCGCGGATCGGGCGCGAGCGGCCGGCACCGGAGGAGCGGATCGCGGGTCTCGCCCGCCTCGGCGTCACGACCCTGCGCCTCGACACCGAGACGGGACCCGAAGGCTTCGCCCCCCTGATGGAGCGGCTCGATGCCGTGCTGTGA
- a CDS encoding VWA domain-containing protein — translation MTEAFALLRPWWLLALPLLGLLAWRAAHRSAPLGDWVRAVEPHLMAALQARGAVRPGRRSGQWLLVAACALLALGLAGPAVERRDVAGFRNLDATIIALDLSRSVAEGGRLGEARALAQGLAEAAGTKAVAVVAYAGDAYLAATPTTDRDSLSTILFALDGTTVPDRGSHPARALALARRTLAEGAVVTGDVVLVSDGGGLDEAAAREAEALAHDGHRLHTVLVPAGPALPPDAPRPDGAGLSRLAKLGGGAAGSLDAPGPVLAAVSESVARHLAEGGYAVLAWQDLGRLLAGLALVPVLLLFRRSA, via the coding sequence GTGACCGAAGCCTTCGCCCTCCTGCGCCCCTGGTGGCTCCTCGCCCTGCCGCTCCTCGGGCTGCTCGCCTGGCGCGCCGCCCACCGCTCCGCCCCCTTGGGCGACTGGGTCCGGGCGGTGGAGCCGCACCTGATGGCCGCGCTCCAGGCCCGCGGCGCGGTGCGGCCGGGGCGGCGGAGCGGGCAGTGGCTGCTGGTCGCGGCCTGTGCCCTCCTCGCCCTCGGCCTCGCCGGGCCGGCGGTCGAGCGCCGCGACGTGGCGGGCTTCCGCAACCTCGACGCGACGATCATCGCCCTCGACCTGTCGCGCTCGGTCGCCGAGGGCGGGCGCCTCGGCGAGGCCCGGGCGCTGGCGCAGGGGCTCGCCGAGGCCGCCGGCACCAAGGCGGTCGCCGTCGTCGCCTATGCCGGCGACGCCTACCTCGCCGCGACGCCGACCACCGACCGCGACTCCCTGAGCACGATCCTGTTCGCCCTCGACGGCACCACCGTGCCGGATCGCGGCAGCCACCCGGCTCGCGCCCTGGCCCTCGCTCGCCGGACCCTCGCCGAGGGCGCGGTGGTGACCGGCGACGTGGTGCTGGTGAGCGACGGCGGGGGCCTCGACGAGGCCGCCGCACGGGAGGCCGAGGCGCTGGCGCACGATGGCCACCGGCTGCACACCGTGCTGGTGCCGGCGGGCCCCGCCCTGCCGCCCGACGCGCCGCGGCCGGACGGCGCCGGGCTGTCCCGCCTGGCGAAGCTCGGCGGTGGTGCGGCCGGCAGCCTCGACGCGCCGGGCCCGGTGCTGGCGGCGGTGTCGGAGAGCGTCGCCCGTCACCTGGCGGAGGGGGGCTACGCGGTGCTGGCCTGGCAGGATCTCGGCCGCCTTCTCGCCGGCCTCGCGCTCGTGCCGGTCCTGCTCCTCTTCCGGCGGAGCGCCTGA
- the gcvH gene encoding glycine cleavage system protein GcvH: MLKYTDEHEWLRLEGDVATVGITDHAAEQLGDLVFVELPKVGATLTKGAAAAVVESVKAASDVYAPVDGEVTEVNESAVSNPESVGTDPQGAGWLYRVRLSDPSQLDGLMDETAYRAFVG, translated from the coding sequence ATGCTGAAATACACCGACGAGCACGAGTGGCTGCGCCTGGAGGGCGACGTGGCGACGGTGGGCATCACCGACCACGCCGCCGAGCAGCTCGGCGACCTCGTCTTCGTCGAGCTGCCGAAGGTCGGCGCCACGCTGACCAAGGGCGCCGCCGCCGCGGTGGTGGAATCGGTCAAGGCGGCCTCCGACGTCTACGCGCCGGTCGACGGCGAGGTGACCGAGGTCAACGAGTCCGCGGTGAGCAACCCGGAGAGCGTCGGCACCGACCCGCAGGGCGCCGGCTGGCTCTACCGCGTGCGCCTCAGCGACCCGTCGCAGCTCGACGGATTGATGGACGAGACGGCCTACCGGGCCTTCGTCGGTTGA
- a CDS encoding AAA family ATPase yields the protein MRSIAGADDPVRARLHALRTGLEAGLIGASGLVERLLIGLLTGGHLLIEGAPGLAKTRAVKRLADGLDTGFARIQCTPDLMPADLTGTTVWRPDGGRFEFLAGPLFHSLVLVDEVNRAPPKVQSALLEAMAERQVTVAGITHPLPDPFMVVATQNPIEHAGTFPLPEAQLDRFLLHVVVEMPDEASERRILDLVEGEMTEEAAPMPVRLTADELRAARAAALKTHVSPALKDFLVRLVAATRGGPAAADLRGAIEHPVSPRGTLALMLAGKARAYLHGRDHVVPDDVVALAGDALAHRLALTWRAAAEGQTARALVAGLLDRVRPL from the coding sequence ATGCGCAGCATCGCGGGAGCCGACGACCCGGTGCGCGCGCGGCTCCACGCCCTGCGGACCGGCTTGGAGGCGGGCCTGATCGGCGCGTCCGGCCTCGTCGAGCGGCTCTTGATCGGGCTCCTCACCGGCGGCCACCTCCTGATCGAGGGCGCGCCGGGCCTCGCCAAGACCCGGGCGGTCAAGCGCCTCGCCGACGGGCTCGATACGGGCTTTGCCCGCATCCAGTGCACCCCCGACCTGATGCCCGCCGACCTCACCGGCACCACGGTCTGGCGGCCCGACGGCGGCCGGTTCGAGTTCCTGGCGGGTCCCCTGTTCCATTCCCTGGTGCTGGTCGACGAGGTCAACCGCGCGCCGCCCAAGGTGCAGTCGGCGCTCCTCGAGGCGATGGCCGAGCGGCAGGTGACGGTGGCGGGCATCACCCACCCCCTGCCCGATCCCTTCATGGTGGTGGCGACCCAGAACCCGATCGAGCATGCCGGCACCTTCCCGCTGCCGGAGGCGCAGCTCGACCGGTTCCTGCTCCACGTCGTCGTCGAGATGCCCGACGAGGCCTCCGAGCGCCGCATCCTCGACCTCGTCGAGGGCGAGATGACCGAGGAGGCGGCGCCGATGCCGGTGCGCCTCACGGCGGACGAGCTGCGCGCCGCCCGCGCCGCCGCGCTCAAGACCCACGTCTCGCCGGCCCTCAAGGATTTTCTGGTCCGCCTCGTCGCCGCCACCCGGGGCGGCCCGGCGGCGGCGGACCTGCGCGGCGCCATCGAGCACCCGGTCTCGCCCCGCGGCACGCTCGCCCTGATGCTCGCCGGCAAGGCCCGGGCCTACCTGCACGGGCGCGACCACGTCGTGCCCGACGACGTCGTGGCGCTCGCCGGCGACGCGCTCGCCCACCGCCTCGCGCTCACCTGGCGCGCCGCGGCGGAAGGGCAGACCGCCCGCGCCCTGGTGGCCGGCCTGCTCGACCGGGTGCGGCCGCTCTGA
- a CDS encoding DUF4381 family protein, whose product MPCCDAALAGLRGLHAPPDPALVRLDMLAAIGAGLALAALAAWLLPRWRARPIRRAALAELAAARALPPGERRVALARLARRLARSLGVEGPAGLDAALRTDFFGRGPGRALTENLYAPGPAPDLAAAEAGLARLVARLRA is encoded by the coding sequence ATGCCGTGCTGTGACGCGGCGCTCGCCGGGCTTCGCGGCCTGCACGCCCCGCCCGATCCGGCGCTGGTCCGGCTCGACATGCTGGCGGCGATCGGCGCCGGCCTGGCGCTCGCCGCCCTCGCCGCCTGGCTGCTGCCGCGCTGGCGCGCCCGCCCGATCCGCCGCGCGGCGCTGGCCGAGCTCGCCGCCGCCCGCGCCCTGCCGCCGGGCGAGCGCCGTGTCGCCCTGGCGCGCCTCGCCCGGCGGCTCGCCCGCAGCCTCGGGGTCGAGGGGCCGGCGGGGCTCGACGCGGCCTTGCGCACCGACTTCTTCGGCCGCGGCCCCGGCCGGGCGCTGACCGAGAACCTGTACGCCCCGGGCCCGGCGCCCGACCTCGCCGCGGCGGAGGCCGGCCTCGCCCGCCTCGTCGCGCGGCTGCGGGCTTAA
- a CDS encoding VWA domain-containing protein yields the protein MAGLASLDFAAPLAGLLLPLPLLAARLLPPRPGTSGALTVPASLVAGLDRGGPLAVGTKARAALTWLVWVALVAALAGPRLVLPGAALPASGRDIVLALDLSGSMERIDFALDGRTTSRLAAVKRVGAEFIRRRAGDRVGLVIFADQADVAASPSFDTQGVARALEEAQIGLVGRSTGIGDGLGLALKRLDVLPGPSKVVVLLSDGANNAGQTTPRDVAVLARELGIRVHTIALGPRDLADANGEQDVVDSEALRDVAATSGGRFFRVRTTDDLAGVADSIDALEGGRDRAPPVPLRRDLWPWPGGVALLLGLVLLLTRRAA from the coding sequence GTGGCCGGCCTCGCCTCCCTCGATTTCGCGGCGCCGCTCGCCGGCCTGCTCCTGCCGCTGCCGCTCCTCGCCGCCCGGCTCCTGCCGCCGCGGCCCGGCACCAGCGGCGCCCTGACGGTGCCCGCCTCCCTGGTCGCCGGGCTCGATCGCGGCGGGCCGCTCGCCGTCGGGACGAAGGCGCGCGCCGCGCTGACCTGGCTCGTCTGGGTCGCCCTCGTCGCCGCCCTCGCCGGCCCGCGGCTGGTGCTGCCCGGCGCGGCGTTGCCGGCCTCGGGGCGGGACATCGTGCTGGCCCTCGATCTCTCGGGCAGCATGGAGCGGATCGATTTCGCCCTCGACGGCCGCACCACCTCGCGGCTCGCCGCGGTCAAGCGCGTCGGCGCCGAGTTCATCCGCCGCCGCGCCGGCGACCGGGTCGGCCTCGTGATCTTCGCCGACCAGGCCGACGTGGCGGCGTCCCCCTCCTTCGACACGCAAGGAGTCGCCCGGGCGCTGGAGGAGGCGCAGATCGGCCTCGTCGGCCGCTCGACCGGCATCGGCGACGGGCTCGGCCTCGCCCTCAAGCGCCTCGACGTCCTGCCCGGCCCGTCCAAGGTCGTGGTGCTGCTCTCCGACGGCGCCAACAATGCCGGCCAGACCACGCCGCGGGACGTCGCGGTGCTGGCCCGCGAGCTCGGCATCCGGGTCCACACCATCGCGCTCGGTCCCCGCGACCTGGCGGATGCGAACGGCGAGCAGGACGTGGTTGATTCCGAGGCGCTGCGCGACGTCGCGGCGACGAGCGGCGGCCGGTTCTTCCGGGTGCGCACCACCGACGACCTCGCCGGCGTGGCCGACAGCATCGACGCCCTCGAGGGCGGGCGCGACCGGGCCCCGCCGGTCCCCTTACGCCGCGACCTGTGGCCGTGGCCGGGCGGGGTGGCGCTGCTCTTGGGCCTCGTGCTCCTGCTGACCCGGAGGGCGGCGTGA
- the mdeB gene encoding alpha-ketoglutarate dehydrogenase produces the protein MSASAKPIPAVPVNENGQANGQAILGPRGVADPDPAETADWLASLESVLRHGGAARARFLLDRLEQKAREIGIVEEAPPYSPYRNTISLEKQPPYPGDLAVEERITSIMRWNALAMVVRANMAYGELGGHVASYASAAEIFELGFNHFFQAGDASGAGADLVFFQPHSAPGVYARAFLEGRLSETNLRHYRQEIAGEGLCSYPHPWLMPEFWQVPTGSMGIGPMNAIYQARFMRYLSDRGLAETSGQHVWGVFGDGEMDEPESIGALTLAAREKLDNVTFVINCNLQRLDGPVRGNGQIIQELESVFRGAGWNVVKVLWGSEWDAIFARDTNHALLRRFAATVDGKYQTLGAKDGAYNLAHFFGEDEEVKALVSHMSDGDVDKLKRGGHDFRKLYAAFAAAKATKGRPTVILAKTKKGYGMGGAGESRMTAHQAKKLDTDALKAFRDRFALPLTDAQVERLEFYKPDENSRELRYLRERREQLGGFLPKRRRSAAHVAVPDLGTYAGFALEADGKEMSTTTAAVRLFSSLIKHKELGPRVVPIVADEARTFGMANLFRQVGIYSPLGQLYEPEDAGSMLYYKESRDGQLLEEGITEAGAISSWAAAATSYSVHGLAMLPFYIYYSMFGFQRVGDLIWAAADQRARGFLIGATAGRTTLGGEGLQHQDGSSHLVAATIPNCRAYDPAFAYEMAVILDHGARDMMERDVDAFYYVTAMNENYAQPSMPAGVRDGIIRGMYRFAGYGDDEPAIRLLGSGAILPEVIAAAKLLAEDWGIASEVHSVTSFSELAREAREVERANRLNPGLPQKRSLVEESLSGSAPVVVATDYVRAYPQLIATAIQARYVTLGTDGFGRSDTRSALRAFFEVDRHHVAVAALAALADEGKLDRATVAEAVARYGIGPNRPAPWTV, from the coding sequence ATGAGCGCGAGCGCCAAGCCGATCCCGGCCGTGCCGGTCAACGAGAACGGTCAAGCAAACGGACAGGCCATCCTGGGTCCCCGCGGCGTGGCCGATCCGGATCCGGCCGAGACCGCGGACTGGCTCGCCTCGCTCGAATCGGTGCTCCGCCACGGCGGCGCGGCGCGCGCCCGCTTCCTGCTCGACCGGCTGGAGCAGAAGGCGCGGGAGATCGGAATCGTCGAGGAGGCGCCGCCCTACTCGCCCTACCGCAACACGATCTCGCTCGAGAAGCAGCCGCCCTATCCGGGCGACCTCGCGGTCGAGGAGCGCATCACCTCGATCATGCGCTGGAACGCGCTCGCCATGGTGGTGCGGGCCAACATGGCGTACGGTGAGCTTGGCGGCCACGTCGCGAGCTACGCGTCTGCCGCCGAGATCTTCGAGCTCGGCTTCAACCACTTCTTCCAGGCCGGCGACGCATCCGGGGCCGGCGCCGACCTCGTGTTCTTCCAGCCGCACTCGGCGCCCGGCGTCTATGCCCGCGCCTTCCTGGAGGGGCGGCTCTCCGAGACCAACCTCAGGCATTACCGCCAGGAGATCGCCGGCGAGGGCCTGTGCTCGTACCCGCATCCCTGGCTGATGCCCGAATTCTGGCAGGTGCCGACCGGCTCGATGGGCATCGGGCCGATGAACGCGATCTACCAGGCGCGCTTCATGCGCTACCTGAGCGACCGCGGCCTCGCCGAAACGAGCGGCCAGCACGTCTGGGGCGTGTTCGGCGACGGCGAGATGGACGAGCCGGAATCGATCGGCGCGCTGACGCTCGCCGCCCGCGAAAAGCTCGACAACGTCACCTTCGTCATCAACTGCAACCTCCAGCGCCTCGACGGGCCGGTGCGCGGCAACGGCCAGATCATCCAGGAGCTGGAGAGCGTTTTCCGCGGCGCCGGCTGGAACGTCGTCAAGGTGCTGTGGGGCTCGGAATGGGACGCGATCTTCGCCCGCGACACCAACCACGCCCTGCTGCGCCGCTTCGCCGCCACGGTCGACGGCAAGTACCAGACGCTGGGAGCGAAGGACGGCGCCTACAACCTCGCCCACTTCTTCGGTGAGGACGAGGAGGTGAAGGCGCTGGTCTCCCACATGTCGGACGGCGACGTCGACAAGCTCAAGCGTGGCGGCCACGATTTCCGCAAGCTCTACGCGGCCTTCGCCGCCGCCAAGGCGACCAAGGGCCGCCCGACCGTGATCCTGGCCAAGACCAAGAAGGGCTACGGCATGGGCGGCGCGGGCGAATCGCGCATGACCGCCCACCAGGCGAAGAAGCTCGACACCGACGCGCTGAAGGCCTTCCGCGATCGCTTCGCCCTGCCGCTCACCGACGCGCAGGTCGAGCGGCTGGAATTCTACAAGCCCGACGAGAACAGCCGCGAATTGCGCTACCTGCGCGAGCGCCGCGAACAACTCGGCGGCTTCCTGCCCAAGCGCCGGCGCAGTGCCGCCCACGTTGCGGTGCCGGACCTCGGCACTTACGCAGGCTTCGCGCTCGAGGCCGACGGCAAGGAGATGTCCACCACCACCGCGGCGGTGCGGCTGTTCAGCAGCCTGATCAAGCACAAGGAGCTGGGCCCGCGGGTCGTGCCGATCGTCGCCGACGAGGCGCGCACCTTCGGCATGGCCAACCTCTTCCGGCAGGTCGGCATCTACTCGCCTCTCGGCCAGCTCTACGAGCCGGAGGATGCCGGCTCGATGCTCTACTACAAGGAATCCCGCGACGGGCAGCTCCTGGAGGAGGGCATCACGGAAGCGGGCGCGATCTCGTCCTGGGCCGCGGCCGCGACGTCCTACAGCGTCCACGGCCTCGCGATGCTGCCGTTCTACATCTACTACTCGATGTTCGGCTTCCAGCGCGTCGGCGACTTGATCTGGGCCGCGGCCGACCAGCGCGCCCGCGGCTTCCTGATCGGCGCCACGGCGGGCCGCACCACGCTCGGCGGCGAGGGGCTGCAGCACCAGGACGGGTCGAGCCACCTCGTCGCGGCGACGATCCCGAATTGCCGCGCCTACGACCCGGCCTTCGCCTACGAGATGGCGGTGATCCTCGATCACGGCGCCCGCGACATGATGGAGCGCGACGTCGACGCGTTCTACTACGTCACGGCGATGAACGAAAACTACGCCCAGCCCTCGATGCCCGCTGGCGTGCGGGACGGGATCATCCGCGGGATGTATCGCTTTGCCGGCTATGGAGATGATGAGCCGGCTATCCGTCTTCTCGGCTCCGGTGCGATCCTGCCCGAGGTCATCGCCGCGGCGAAGCTGCTCGCCGAGGATTGGGGCATCGCCAGCGAGGTCCACAGCGTCACGAGCTTCAGCGAACTCGCCCGCGAGGCCCGCGAGGTCGAGCGCGCCAACCGCCTGAACCCGGGCCTGCCGCAAAAGCGCAGCCTCGTCGAGGAATCGCTGTCCGGCTCCGCGCCGGTCGTCGTTGCGACCGATTACGTCCGCGCCTACCCGCAGCTGATCGCGACCGCGATCCAGGCCCGTTACGTGACGCTCGGCACCGACGGCTTCGGCCGCAGCGACACCCGCAGCGCGCTGCGCGCCTTCTTCGAGGTCGACCGGCACCACGTCGCGGTGGCGGCGCTCGCGGCGCTCGCCGACGAGGGCAAGCTCGACCGCGCCACGGTGGCGGAGGCGGTGGCCCGCTACGGGATCGGTCCGAACCGGCCGGCGCCCTGGACGGTGTGA
- the gcvT gene encoding glycine cleavage system aminomethyltransferase GcvT yields MTADTASTLLQTPLHALHQEAGARMVPFAGYRMPLQYPLGLMKEHLHTRRAAGLFDVSHMGQVAVRARSGDPADAARALETVLPIDVIGLQPGRQRYGFLTTQGGGILDDLMIANLGDHYLLVVNAANKAAALAHLLDAIGTECSVEPVDRALIALQGPGAEGALARHLPVVAEMRFMDARPIAFAGEDGVVVRAGYTGEDGFEIALPAEAAVALARALLADPEVKPIGLGARDSLRLEAGLCLHGSDIDHETSPVEAGLSWAIPKVRRHGGARAGGFPGAERILAELTEGPARLRVGLRPEGRTPVRAGAALYEAADAPEAVGRVTSGGFGPSLDGPIAMGVLPSPLAVPGTQVFAEVRGQRLPCAVVPLPFRPAGFKRS; encoded by the coding sequence ATGACCGCCGATACGGCTTCCACCCTGCTCCAAACTCCCCTGCACGCGCTGCACCAGGAGGCCGGCGCCCGGATGGTGCCGTTCGCCGGCTATAGGATGCCGCTGCAATACCCGCTCGGGCTCATGAAGGAGCACCTGCACACCCGCAGGGCGGCCGGTTTGTTCGACGTCTCTCACATGGGCCAGGTCGCCGTACGGGCCCGCTCCGGCGATCCCGCGGACGCCGCCCGCGCCCTCGAGACGGTGCTGCCGATCGACGTGATCGGCCTCCAGCCCGGGCGCCAGCGCTACGGCTTCCTGACGACGCAGGGCGGTGGCATCCTCGACGACCTGATGATTGCCAACCTCGGCGACCACTACCTCTTGGTCGTCAACGCCGCCAACAAGGCCGCGGCCCTCGCCCACTTGCTCGATGCGATCGGCACCGAGTGCAGCGTCGAGCCGGTCGACCGTGCGCTGATCGCGCTCCAGGGGCCGGGGGCGGAAGGAGCGCTCGCCCGTCACCTGCCGGTGGTCGCCGAGATGCGGTTCATGGATGCGCGGCCGATCGCGTTCGCGGGCGAGGACGGCGTCGTCGTGCGGGCCGGCTACACCGGCGAGGACGGGTTCGAGATCGCGCTGCCGGCCGAGGCCGCCGTGGCGCTCGCCCGGGCGCTGCTGGCCGACCCGGAGGTGAAGCCGATCGGTCTCGGCGCCCGCGATTCCTTGCGCCTCGAAGCGGGCCTGTGCCTGCACGGCTCGGACATCGACCACGAGACCTCGCCGGTCGAGGCCGGCCTGTCCTGGGCGATCCCGAAGGTGCGGCGTCACGGCGGTGCCCGGGCCGGCGGTTTTCCCGGCGCCGAGCGCATCCTGGCGGAACTGACGGAGGGGCCGGCGCGGCTGCGGGTGGGCCTGCGGCCGGAGGGGCGCACCCCGGTGCGGGCCGGTGCGGCGCTCTACGAGGCCGCCGACGCCCCCGAGGCGGTCGGCCGGGTGACCTCCGGCGGCTTCGGGCCGAGCCTGGACGGGCCGATCGCCATGGGGGTGCTGCCGAGCCCCCTCGCGGTGCCCGGCACACAGGTCTTCGCCGAGGTGCGCGGCCAGCGCCTGCCCTGCGCGGTGGTGCCGCTGCCGTTCCGCCCCGCCGGCTTCAAGCGCTCCTGA